Proteins from a single region of Primulina tabacum isolate GXHZ01 chromosome 5, ASM2559414v2, whole genome shotgun sequence:
- the LOC142544183 gene encoding uncharacterized protein LOC142544183, with the protein MSQQDRANALIFLRRHINDGLKVEYLTVKEPRELWKNLKEISDHQRIVVLPRARYKWIHLRLQDFKSVSYYNSALFKTSSTPILCGEKVTDQNMLEKMFSTFHASNVLLQQQYRERGFQKYSELISCLLVAEQNNELLMKNPQMRPTGFTPFPEANGTTFQEEYGITFPGANANSTQNHNNESER; encoded by the coding sequence ATGTCCCAGCAGGACCGTGCAAATGCACTTATTTTTCTTCGTCGTCACATCAATGATGGGTTGAAAGTCGAATATCTCACAGTGAAAGAGCCACGAGAGCTTTGGAAAAATCTAAAAGAAATATCTGACCATCAGAGAATTGTAGTTCTCCCAAGAGCTCGATATAAATGGATACATCTGCGGTTACAAGATTTTAAATCCGTTAGTTATTATAACTCTGCATTATTCAAGACTAGTTCCACACCGATACTTTGTGGAGAGAAAGTCACTGATCAAAACATGTTAGAAAAGATGTTTTCTACTTTTCATGCATCAAACGTGCTCCTGCAGCAGCAATATCGTGAACGTGGATTTCAAAAGTACTCTGAACTCATCTCGTGCTTACTAGTTGCTGAACAAAACAATGAGTTGCTCATGAAAAATCCCCAAATGCGCCCAACTGGATTCACACCATTCCCTGAAGCAAATGGAACTACATTTCAGGAAGAATATGGAATTACATTTCCTGGAGCAAATGCTAATTCCAcacaaaatcataacaatgAAAGTGAACGTTGA
- the LOC142547044 gene encoding putative carboxylesterase 1: protein MDPHSDHITHDFAPFFCVRNTGRIERFIKHDFLPPSKHPDTGVLSKDVVVSPQNGVTARIYLPPTQEPDTKLPLIIYVHGGAFSIESAFSSTYHNYVNSLAAKSGSVVVSVEYRLAPEHPIPACYDDCWAATKWVESHSTTVGQGEDPWMTDHVDFKRVFVAGDSAGANIAHEIVVRSGAESEFGFKFIGMLLIHPYFGIGDVEHLWNFIYPESTGPNDSKLNPSAHKNLLSNLRCERVLVCVAGKDFLKERGVKYHEALESSDWNGVVEFFETEVEGHVFHLLKPDADQATLLMKRIVEFMNK, encoded by the coding sequence ATGGATCCCCACTCCGACCACATAACCCACGATTTCGCGCCCTTCTTCTGCGTCCGCAACACCGGACGTATCGAAAGATTCATCAAACACGATTTCCTGCCCCCATCAAAACATCCGGACACCGGCGTCCTTTCCAAAGACGTCGTTGTTTCGCCGCAAAACGGTGTTACGGCCCGGATATATCTCCCTCCAACGCAAGAGCCGGACACCAAACTGCCCCTCATCATATACGTCCACGGCGGCGCTTTCTCCATCGAGTCTGCCTTCTCTTCAACGTATCACAACTACGTCAATTCCCTGGCTGCGAAATCTGGATCTGTTGTCGTCTCAGTGGAATACAGGCTGGCCCCGGAGCACCCGATCCCCGCGTGCTACGACGATTGCTGGGCTGCTACGAAATGGGTGGAGTCTCATTCCACTACCGTCGGGCAAGGGGAGGACCCTTGGATGACTGATCACGTCGACTTTAAACGGGTTTTCGTGGCGGGCGACAGCGCAGGTGCCAACATAGCTCACGAAATTGTGGTACGTTCTGGCGCAGAATCAGAATTTGGTTTCAAATTCATTGGTATGCTTCTGATTCACCCATATTTCGGGATTGGGGACGTTGAACACCTGTGGAATTTTATCTACCCCGAATCGACGGGCCCAAACGATTCCAAGCTGAACCCGTCTGCCCATAAGAACTTGCTGTCAAATCTGCGGTGCGAGAGGGTGCTTGTTTGCGTTGCCGGGAAGGATTTCTTGAAGGAAAGGGGTGTGAAGTATCACGAGGCGTTGGAGAGCAGCGATTGGAATGGCGTTGTTGAGTTTTTCGAGACAGAGGTAGAGGGGCATGTGTTCCATCTGCTGAAGCCGGACGCTGACCAGGCTACGCTGTTGATGAAACGAATTGTAGAGTTCATGAACAAGTAG
- the LOC142547046 gene encoding protein ALP1-like, whose amino-acid sequence MDQSFVLMLSNLLHLHNYLDPSTSPLFSDSALSADASSPSSLLSSTSAAPLLFFTLASVLSYLASHVPKKTTSAAGAKTSSPSSSKSPSEFSVAAFRALSTERIWAMEAPLRDAQWRSLYGLSYPVFTTVVDKLKPFITQSQLSLPSDYAVAMVLSRLSHGLSLKTLASRYGLEPYLISKIINMVTRLLATKLYPEFIKIPVSRRRLVDTIQGFQELTSLPNVCGAIDSTPIKLHKLSPDVINGSMYFCKHGFPSVLLQVVSDHKKIFWDVCVKAPGGYDDATHFRDSLLYNRLISEDVVWDKVISVRAQHVRPYIVGDWCFPLLPFLLTPFSDNRTGTPAQNTFDEALMKGRKAVEEAIGLLKGRWKILQDLNVGLNHAPQTIVACCVLHNLCQIAREPEPEMWQEPEENGQAPRVLENEKSFYYYGESLRQTLADDLYQRLSSR is encoded by the coding sequence ATGGATCAATCTTTCGTGCTTATGCTATCAAATCTCCTCCACCTCCACAACTACCTGGACCCATCCACGTCCCCTCTCTTCTCCGACTCTGCCTTATCCGCCGATGCTTCCTCCCCTTCCAGTCTCCTCTCCTCCACCTCCGCTGCCCCACTCCTCTTCTTCACCCTCGCCTCCGTCCTTTCATACCTCGCTTCTCACGTCCCCAAAAAAACCACATCTGCCGCCGGTGCCAAAACCTCTTCCCCATCGTCCTCGAAAAGCCCTTCCGAATTCTCCGTTGCTGCCTTCCGGGCTCTGTCCACAGAGCGCATTTGGGCTATGGAAGCCCCTCTTCGAGATGCCCAGTGGCGGTCTTTGTACGGCCTTTCGTATCCCGTCTTCACCACCGTCGTGGATAAGCTCAAACCTTTCATAACCCAATCTCAGCTCTCCCTCCCCTCCGATTACGCCGTTGCAATGGTCCTCTCCCGCCTCTCCCATGGCTTATCTCTCAAAACCCTAGCTTCCCGTTATGGCCTTGAACCCTACCTGATTTCCAAAATCATCAATATGGTTACTCGCCTTTTAGCCACAAAGCTTTACCCTGAATTCATCAAGATCCCTGTTTCACGTCGCCGTTTGGTGGACACCATTCAAGGGTTTCAGGAGCTTACCTCTCTACCCAACGTCTGTGGCGCCATCGATTCAACTCCAATCAAGCTTCACAAGCTCAGCCCCGATGTCATTAATGGTTCAATGTACTTTTGCAAACATGGGTTTCCGTCCGTTCTGCTGCAAGTTGTCTCggaccataaaaaaatattctggGACGTGTGTGTGAAGGCACCCGGTGGATATGACGACGCCACCCATTTTCGCGACAGTTTGTTGTACAATAGGTTAATTTCCGAGGATGTTGTTTGGGACAAGGTAATTAGTGTTAGGGCACAGCATGTAAGACCGTATATTGTTGGGGACTGGTGTTTCCCGTTGCTACCATTTTTGCTCACCCCATTTAGTGACAATAGAACAGGAACTCCCGCACAGAATACGTTTGATGAAGCTTTAATGAAAGGGAGAAAGGCAGTGGAGGAGGCGATTGGGTTGCTAAAAGGGAGGTGGAAGATTCTGCAAGATTTGAATGTGGGATTAAATCATGCGCCTCAAACAATAGTTGCATGCTGTGTGTTGCACAATTTATGCCAGATTGCTAGGGAGCCAGAACCTGAAATGTGGCAGGAGCCGGAAGAAAACGGACAGGCTCCTCGGGTGTTGGAGAATGAGAAGTCCTTTTACTACTATGGGGAGAGCTTGAGGCAGACTTTGGCTGATGATCTGTATCAACGACTATCATCAAGATGA
- the LOC142547045 gene encoding putative carboxylesterase 13 yields MDPLSHHVTHDFSPIFRVHNTGNIERLVKHDFLPPSKHPDTGVLSKDVVVSQQNGVTARIYLPPTQGPDTKLPLIIYVHGGAFSVESAFSSQYHNYVNYLAVESGSVVVSVEYRLAPEHPIPACYDDCWDATKWVESHSTTVGQGEDPWITDHVDFKRVFVAGDSAGANIAHEIVVRAGAESELGIEFIGLILIHPYFGIGNVEHLWNFICPEPTGPNDSRLNPSAHKNLLSNLRCERVLVCVAEKDSLKERGAKYHEALESSDWNGVVEFFETEGEGHVFHLLNPNSDKAPQLMKRMVEFINK; encoded by the coding sequence ATGGATCCCCTATCCCACCACGTAACCCACGATTTCTCACCAATCTTCCGCGTCCACAACACCGGCAACATCGAAAGATTAGTCAAACACGATTTCCTGCCCCCATCAAAACATCCGGACACCGGCGTCCTTTCCAAAGACGTCGTTGTTTCGCAGCAAAACGGGGTTACGGCCCGGATATACCTCCCTCCAACGCAAGGGCCGGACACGAAACTTCCCCTCATCATATACGTCCATGGCGGCGCTTTCTCCGTCGAGTCGGCCTTCTCTTCACAGTACCATAACTACGTCAATTACCTTGCTGTGGAATCTGGGTCCGTCGTCGTGTCAGTTGAATACAGGCTGGCCCCGGAGCACCCAATCCCGGCGTGCTACGACGATTGCTGGGATGCCACGAAATGGGTGGAGTCTCATTCCACTACTGTCGGGCAAGGGGAGGACCCTTGGATTACTGATCACGTCGACTTTAAACGGGTTTTCGTGGCGGGCGACAGCGCCGGTGCCAACATAGCTCATGAAATTGTGGTCCGTGCGGGGGCAGAATCCGAATTGGGTATCGAATTCATTGGTCTGATTCTGATTCACCCGTATTTCGGGATTGGGAATGTTGAACACCTGTGGAATTTTATCTGCCCCGAACCGACGGGCCCGAACGATTCCAGGCTGAACCCGTCTGCCCATAAGAACCTGCTGTCGAATCTGCGGTGCGAGAGGGTGCTTGTTTGTGTTGCCGAGAAGGATTCCTTGAAGGAAAGGGGTGCGAAGTATCACGAGGCATTGGAGAGCAGCGATTGGAATGGCGTGGTTGAGTTTTTCGAGACAGAGGGAGAGGGGCATGTGTTCCATTTGCTGAACCCGAACTCCGACAAGGCTCCGCAGTTGATGAAACGGATGGTGGAGTTCATCAACAAGTAG